TGCCGGATTTCCTGCCTGCGCCGTCATGCTCGATATTGCGTTCGAAGCCGTCAAGGAATTCCTGCCCTGTGGTTGTCTTGGCCACGAAGACGTTCCTGCGGTCCGCCTCGTCTCTCACGCGGCGGAGATAGCCGAGCGAGCCGAGCGTATTCAAGGCGCGCGTGATAACGGGCTTCGAAACGCCGAGTATGTTGGCGAGGCCGCGTACCGTGTGCGGGCCGGGGGTTAGGTAGACGAGAAGCATCAACGCCATCTGGCGGTTGGTAAGGTCTGGTTGGCCGGAGCGGACATAAGCGATGAGCGTCTGCATCCAGCTTTTGAGCGCGCGGTCTGCCACGTCGTTTCTCCGAATTCGCGCGAGTCACGTTTCGGAGCTACAACCAAGCAGAACGGCTTTCGTTTCGTTGCCTTACGGGTTTTTCGGCCGATGAAACGGCCGGTTCGTCACGCCGCGTACCGGCCCTTGAGCATGTGCCAGGCCGCGCGCATGCCCAAAGCGTCGCCCCCCTTGGGCCGGCCCGGCTTGCCGATCGGGCGCCACGCAAAGGTGTCGAAATGGGCCCAGGCGGTGTTTTCGGGAACGAAGCGCTGGAGGAACAAGGCGGCGGTCACGGCGCCGGCCAGCGGCGCGTCGGTGGCGTTGCCGAGGTCGGCGACGTCCGAGGCGAGCATCTCGTTATAATGCTTCCAGAGCGGCATCCGCCAGATCG
This portion of the Sphingomonas sp. LY54 genome encodes:
- a CDS encoding MarR family transcriptional regulator; the encoded protein is MQTLIAYVRSGQPDLTNRQMALMLLVYLTPGPHTVRGLANILGVSKPVITRALNTLGSLGYLRRVRDEADRRNVFVAKTTTGQEFLDGFERNIEHDGAGRKSGKERGFILQPG